Genomic window (Oenanthe melanoleuca isolate GR-GAL-2019-014 chromosome 1A, OMel1.0, whole genome shotgun sequence):
AGCAGAAGCTCTTCAGTTTCAATTCACTGGGCAAAGGAAGTGAGCAGTAGATTCTGGGCAGTGCTCGCTCACCTctaacaaaaccaagaaaatccTAGAAATGTCCTAGAAAACCATggcattttaaagtaaaaaaagttGTCATCATGTTCACATTAAAATAGAACCCCAACCAAAACATTACTAACAAATAAGTtaaaataaagctctctctgaTACAGTATCTACAGACTGTTTGAATGACTGTTTTAGCTTGTGAACTAAACTCCTATTGTATTACATTGATCAAAGAGTACTTGTACACACTTCATAGCACTTACCTCTAGCTCTACTGATCTCCTGAACTGAACTCTGAGTACTTCTTTGATGGATTCACTGACATTTCGTAGAACAGCTCTTCGGGCCAGCACTAGAAATTAATGTCAgtcagaaaatacattttagctTCGTATcttaaatttttattcaaagCTGCATGAAAAAGCAGGTAGTCAGATCAGCTGCATCAAACAGGTAAGATGAACAAGGACACGGGTGAAGGTGTGACTGTATACTAAAAAGTGACCATCTGTAAAGTTTAAGGAACTGtaagtttattttctcttgttttgaCCACAGCTAAAGTCTTTAGCATTCTGATAAAAGAAACTTTTAAAGAGCCACTGAGGCATTCAAATGGGAAAGCTGCAGCATATTCGGTCTGACTTGTGACTGAGTCTGTTGTCACAACACAGTTAAAAGTTTTGTAGGCAATGCATGGAATGCAGATAAGGTCagaaaaaagccacagaaaatatGCATCTacttttctcttaaataaaaagtaaacaaacatGGCGTTAATTAATGAAAGGGATATACAGAGAGTAAGACAGAGCTTTAAAATCCCCACATCTCAATGGACGTCATGTCTGTTACAGTCACACTTGACACTGTGACTATGGGTTAAGCAAACAACTGAAAATGTTGTGTTGTCATCCTTCATTTACTTTCCATCAGTAACCTGCCTACAAAAATActcaaattacattttcaaaaaagcCTCCCTCATCACTGGCATAGCTAGATCACCTGCACATCTGGAGGATGAGATTATGCTCATTCTGCCTTATTTCTTGCAACTAAGtcttaagagaaaaaagattGCTCACCAGGAAAATGCAGCActtctgcagctgccctggatTAGTTTGCTGGCACTGTTTTGTTAACAAGCTAggaagaggcaggaaaacaccagaaaagcaaacacagatgCTAAGACCATTAATTTTCCAACACACTAATGTCACTTCTTCTGGTTACAAACACACCAAATCCAATTAAAAGTAAGTATGGGAGGAGGTAAAATTATAAACATGGTTGCAAAACCCAAACgttttttaaacaaattctCCTCTTGCATATTACAACATTACCTCACATGcaggtgtttttttaataaacagcagcaacaacTGAAAAGAGAAACTTTAATGTCAGAACATTAAACAGTTTGGCAGAACAGTACCATGACAACAAGTTTCATTTACAACCAATGAAACAATAAAGCAGCCTCTTAACTCAGCACACTTGTACATATGCATCAGCAATTTTTAAGGACAATTTAATTCTCTGTGCAGCGTAATGTTTTTGTAACTCTCTCTCACAATGGACTATGTTCAAGTGAActctattatttttaacagtaaaTGATAAATCAATGCTTTTACAGCTCTTTGTCTGAATTTATGCCATGTTTCCTCGAAAGGTTCACTTAGCTAATCCAAAATCTGCAATTTAGCTAGGGGGTCATACTACAATGgcttctgaaaagcaaaatgaaaatgttggGAATATCTTACCCGCAGTAACTAAGTAGGCGTCGGGAACGGTGATGTCGCACACATACGGCTGCCTGGTGGTAGTCACAGCAGAGGTTACACCCATCACTTCAGACGGAGTAGTGGTCCTCAGAGGGGTGGAGGAGAATGTCCCTGGGCTGCCCATAGcactggtggcagtggtggAAGGAGCTGATGTATCAGCACCAGCAGTTACACTGCTTCCTGATGGAACTTCATATCCAGGGGGAGGGCTAGCAGTCAGAGGAAATTGTGTGGGAGCAAACGACGAGGTCACAGACAGAGATGCTGTAGGAAAGGGAATTACACTGATGGTGTCAGCATCTGATGTGAGGTTGTCAAGGTCTGTgggaggaagggctgtgggggcactgcccctgctgccAGATGTTAAAAGCAGCGTGGGGTTAACTGTAGCACCAATATCCTCATCAGAACCCAGAGCAGTTGAAAGTAGAGATGAAGATATGTTTAAGACAGAAGTTGCCAGAAAGGTAGTAAATGAAGAGATCAGATTTGTCTCAGTGAGCAAGATGCTGCTGGTAACAGACTGGGTGTTGGAAGTGGGCAGCACCAGGGTAGGAACCACAGAGAGAGAGGTGGAGAGTGAAGGCTCCAACTGAGAGGTAGCTCCTGTGGCAGCTGAGGTAAACACAACTTCAGAGCCCACTGGAAGTACCGAGGATGCTTCCAGAAACACAGACGACTCTGAGTGAAAATTTGATGATGGCATTATTTCAGGAACCTGTGCATCTGGAAGGGATGACACATTTGAATAAAAGTATGATGTTTGGCCAAGATGTAACTGAGAAACCTCGGTGTCAGTGACAGAGCTGACAGTGGTAGCTAAGTCCCAGCTGGTAGCATCCTCAGAAAGTACTGATGTCCCAGTCAACAATGTCTGAGGTAAGAGTGTTGATAAATCACTTTGCATGACAGAGTAAGAATTTAGCATGGTCAGTGATAAAGACGAGTAGCTAGATTCAATAAGAAATGGTGTTGATAAAAGACTGGatggaaaatctgaaatatttaaagacaGTTCATCCCTTGTAGACGTCTTGCCAAGCAAAACCACGGATTCTGATGGCATTAATTCTGGCCATTCCACCAAGGTTGTCCGACTGATTGCAAGCGATGCTACTGGCTCACTTGGGAGGATAGTAGAGTCCAACAGAACAGTGGTGGCACCAGGAAGTTCTATATGAGTGCTTGGAGTCAATGAAATTGTTTCCAGAACAGGGAGGGTCTGGGAAACAGAGATGATCAGTGATGTTTCCCCAGGGAGCTGATGGTAGGAGGGAGATATTGTTATAGGTGTTCTAGTGTCTGTAGTGCTTAATAAAAACATGCTTGAGTCAGGGATTTCTGCGAATATTGAAGAAAGTGAAACAACTGGCCTTGATGGAAAAGAAGTATCAAAAATCTCAGGCGTAGGGTCTTCTAATTCATACCCATCAGTAATTATAGTTGTAAATGCAGTTATGCCTTGTACTTCAGAGGCTTTGATGGACAAAGTTTCAACATAATCACCTGAGCCCACATCATGTTCTGGGGCAAAGCCTGCCTCTGGCAGAAGTGAAACTGAGTCGCAATACAGACAGTAACTGTATGATCTCGTGAAAGGCACTGGACTCTTGAGCTCACTGACAAGCTCTGATTGACTCAGTATTTCTGAACCAGCAGGCAAATTTGGTGCTGTAGTGGAGAATTCGTGTGTAAACAGGCTGGCATTAAGAATTGTATTAGAGTTCACAGAAATGGCAGCTGAATCAAGAGGGAAAGACACAAGTGGAAGactaataggaaaaaaagtaggCTCAGCACTACTGGCTGCTGAAGCTGGCGTAGTCCAGGGAATGCTTGGAGTGGGGTAAGTCCTTGGACTGAGAGAttctgcttccctgctgctcacatGGGTGTAAACATCACCATACAGGTCTGCACCTTGTGCTGTGACATctggagccccagggctggTTTCACCCAGCAGCTTGTGATGAAGAGGCGACCCCTCTGAAGCAGCCCCAAAAGGCAGAGCTGTTAAACTTGCATTAATATTTTCCTGTGCCACAACTCCTGTGTCAGAAGGAATGGAAGTGAAAGGAACAGTTGTATTTGGAGGGTACAACAGCAGGTTGCTGCTTGCTGTTAGCATTTCACGATCTGGTACAAAAGGCTTTAGTTCCATAGGAGTgttgctgtgctcagggactgCACTCAACGGAGtcttctgctgtgctgtttctGAGATATCATACAGTGAAGAAAGGACAGATAATGAAGGTGTTAGCAACACAGTTTCTAACATTTCTCTTGATGGCTCTACTGTATTAACTGAGTGATGATCTGTTAAAACTGCAAAAGACTTCACGGGAGGAGTCCACTGTGCCTTTGAGAAGGAGCTAATAAATTCATCATCACTTAGGAATGCCTCATTGCTCCTTACAGAGACATCTACCAATGGCGTACTTCTCCCTTCTGAAATCCTGGCTGTTTCTTCTTGGCTAAGTGAAGTCCCATCAAAGGAAGTGGTAACTGATGATAAAACTGTTCGAAGCAAATTACTTTCTTGGGACTCCGAAGTACTTTTTGCTAAGGCTGTTTGTGTCCTGCTGCCTGATATGCTTTCTTGCACCgttgagaaaaaggaaaaattctgctGTTCTAAGGATCTCTCATCTAAAacaagagggagagaaaaacaaaagccaaaacacaACAGATCAGCACAAGTAGAAAGACTGCTATGAGCAAACCTCACAGAGTATTTCTGGAGACAACTGCCCAGAATTCAAGGGTGAAGACAGCGCCTCCCAGTAAGTAAAAACCCTCCACAAGCAAGtcagcacaaataaaaaaattccttgtgaAACTCCATTCCCTGGAAATGAGCAGGACAGCACAAGCTCCTCTGAATGCACTGTCTCtttacagcagcactgcagtcagccccgtggaaaagcagaaagtggCTCCCTCTTACCTGTGCAAGGCTACACTGCATGGCAACTCATGGTCtcacaaaacaaacacaccaaaaaGGGTAACAAGGAACAACGCAGGGGAAAAACTACAGAATTTGAggtgttttgctttcctttacTATCCCTTAAATTCCTCTGATTTTATGGTTTCTTAATATTAAGGTCACAAGCAGATCCTCCCTCTCATATCAGAAATGAGTGACACAGGATCTGGTATCAACAAGAATTTGTTAACATGTTGTGACATGTCTGTAACATGTTATGTTTACATTGTCCACCATTCATCTGAAGTCTGGCCTGTTAGCAGTCACTGACAAACTGCTTCATTACACAATTGCTGTATCTATTCCCAGCCCTCTACAGGACTGCTCTCCTTATAGGCCACCTGCAATAAAGCTTTCACTCCTCTA
Coding sequences:
- the KIAA1549 gene encoding UPF0606 protein KIAA1549 homolog isoform X2; this translates as MEGMTRFVVAAARWRPALPALLPLLLAVPALRGSPAADERSLEQQNFSFFSTVQESISGSRTQTALAKSTSESQESNLLRTVLSSVTTSFDGTSLSQEETARISEGRSTPLVDVSVRSNEAFLSDDEFISSFSKAQWTPPVKSFAVLTDHHSVNTVEPSREMLETVLLTPSLSVLSSLYDISETAQQKTPLSAVPEHSNTPMELKPFVPDREMLTASSNLLLYPPNTTVPFTSIPSDTGVVAQENINASLTALPFGAASEGSPLHHKLLGETSPGAPDVTAQGADLYGDVYTHVSSREAESLSPRTYPTPSIPWTTPASAASSAEPTFFPISLPLVSFPLDSAAISVNSNTILNASLFTHEFSTTAPNLPAGSEILSQSELVSELKSPVPFTRSYSYCLYCDSVSLLPEAGFAPEHDVGSGDYVETLSIKASEVQGITAFTTIITDGYELEDPTPEIFDTSFPSRPVVSLSSIFAEIPDSSMFLLSTTDTRTPITISPSYHQLPGETSLIISVSQTLPVLETISLTPSTHIELPGATTVLLDSTILPSEPVASLAISRTTLVEWPELMPSESVVLLGKTSTRDELSLNISDFPSSLLSTPFLIESSYSSLSLTMLNSYSVMQSDLSTLLPQTLLTGTSVLSEDATSWDLATTVSSVTDTEVSQLHLGQTSYFYSNVSSLPDAQVPEIMPSSNFHSESSVFLEASSVLPVGSEVVFTSAATGATSQLEPSLSTSLSVVPTLVLPTSNTQSVTSSILLTETNLISSFTTFLATSVLNISSSLLSTALGSDEDIGATVNPTLLLTSGSRGSAPTALPPTDLDNLTSDADTISVIPFPTASLSVTSSFAPTQFPLTASPPPGYEVPSGSSVTAGADTSAPSTTATSAMGSPGTFSSTPLRTTTPSEVMGVTSAVTTTRQPYVCDITVPDAYLVTAVLARRAVLRNVSESIKEVLRVQFRRSVELEVYKMSPKFAFLVASGPFVYTAIAVINVLVNSSLLRGEAPMILSLHPSFTVPDNRFQVQTVLQFVPRNVDIGFCTFSQRIERGLTMAFLEVNKHQETYNFTVQILNITLGRPGVAFRQGPVSIVFAIRDKYGFLNGSQVSEQLRNLSVVEFSFYLGFPVQQIAEPFHYPKLNVSQLMKSSWVRTVLLGVVDQRIQEEVFRAEMERKLAHLLNEALVRGRIWRRASFAGSNIVQIVNVSRLVGVDNPVELIYFVEDQDGERLSALKCSDLMNRVDIQRAAIILGYRIEGSVAQPVEKLKESASETQNSNLWIIVGVAVPVAVVLLIVIILYWKLCRTDKLEFQPDTVSNIQQRQKLQAPSVKGFDFAKQHLGQHNKDDVLIIHEPAPLPGPIKDTTPSENGDVPSPKSKTSTKPSKTVRHRGRISPSDAESTASEQSSGRETGEETARPSTVANEGKPRRAVKKGPPQTSSGNEQHSSASIFEHVDRMSRSSDASRRVPSKIQLIAMQPMAAPPVQNSVLSDRVAETNKINKEIQTALRHKSEIEHHRNKIRLRAKRKGHYEFPVVDDVVVVDSKEQHRIYRKAQMQIDKILDPGGSVPTVFIEPRKSSRAKRSPKQRRRHQINGSPIDAEKDRLITTDSDGTYKRPPGVNNSAYISDPDLPAEAQTSSSADAGKFPGLPAHPVSQYVPPQPSIEEARQTMHSLLDDAFALVAPSSQAASSTAVPPPGVPAGQPRYMEFGMTPPTAPGLLPRQNFGPGFLQPAELMHGEQPPPEVQYSSRGMYSEEMPPVARPRPVGSTADAYAWTPRIFLLTSIPDAEDFSQAALSTSCSASTQQPSGPGPLLHHQFH